One Paramisgurnus dabryanus chromosome 10, PD_genome_1.1, whole genome shotgun sequence genomic region harbors:
- the LOC135779448 gene encoding uncharacterized protein: MDRSQGIKQTAASGFWRSKQDYLSHSEMSPNQLDFVGMEWPFARKQKGWKEYQSSLYFISSEKKSWSESRRYCRERGADLIIINNGEEEDFIDEISVEDKHWIGLSDSEVEGRWKWVDGSTLSYSVNEQNQRAKKSTEILVVDRMKMEMIYENVADYRTQTGVNTNRQQPLQSTGSERVRMRSYRSVSVCLVLLCVLLLTAVIVLCVLINTNNQQFNIKNKNITEEREQLLTKYTNITEERDQLLTKYTNITEERDQLLTKYTITDGWIQYRFSLYFISSKKKSWTESRRYCTQKGADLLIINNKEEQDFVQKISSTNHIWIGLSDSDKEGRWKWVDGSTLTSGFWSPKEPNGGRGENCAESYSSKWNDLPCNHARKWICKKNLK; encoded by the exons atggacaggtcccaa GGAATTAAACAGACGGCAgcgagtggtttctggagaaGCAAACAGGACTACCTGAGCCACTCCGAAATGTCTccaaatcagctggactttgtGGGGATGGAGTGGCCATTTGCCAGGAAGCAAA AGGGATGGAAAGAATATCAATCCAGTCTGTACTTCATTTCATCTGAAAAGAAGAGCTGGAGTGAGAGCAGAAGATACTGTAGAGAGAGAGGAGCAGATCTGATCATCATTAACAACGGAGAGGAAGAA GATTTTATTGATGAGATTTCTGTTGAGGACAAACACTGGATTGGTTTGTCTGACAGTGAGGTAGAGGGCAGATGGAAATGGGTTGATGGCAGCACACTGAGCTATAG TGTTAATGAACAGAACCAGAGAGCAAAGAAGAGCACAGAGATTTTGGTTGTAGACAGAATGAAAATGGAGATGATCTATGAGAACGTAGCTGACTACAGGACACAGACAGGCGTCAATACAAACAGACAACAACCACTTCAGTCTACAG GAAGTGAGCGTGTGAGGATGAGAAGTTACAGATCAGTTTCAGTGTGTTTGGTGCTGCTGTGTGTTCTTCTACTGACTGCAGTCATAGTGCTGTGTGTCCTCATcaatacaaacaatcaacaGTTTAACATCAAGAATAAAAAcatcacagaagagagagagcagctactaaccaaatataccaacatcacagaagagagagaccagctactaaccaaatataccaacatcacagaagagagagaccagctactaaccaaatatacca TTACAGATGGATGGATTCAATATCGGTTCAGTTTGTACTTCATTTCATCTAAAAAGAAGAGCTGGACTGAGAGCAGAAGATACTGTACACAGAAAGGAGCAGATCTGCTCATCATTAATAACAAAGAGGAACAA GATTTTGTTCAGAAAATTTCTAGTACAAACCACATCTGGATTGGTTTGTCTGACAGTGATAAGGAGGGCAGATGGAAATGGGTTGATGGCAGCACACTGACCTCTGG ATTCTGGTCACCTAAAGAACCCAATGGTGGAAGAGGAGAGAACTGTGCTGAGTCTTATTCATCAAAGTGGAATGATTTGCCATGTAATCATGCTCGCAAATGGATCTGTaagaaaaacttaaaataa
- the LOC135779447 gene encoding uncharacterized protein has protein sequence MSFGFHFSCILDVSFISVLINRIKVQRRAGRHPKININTRVLKSEIQGMARKKMEMIYENVGHRTQTNVKTNRQLPLQGNERVKMKSYRSVSVCLVLLCVLLLTAVIVLCVLIYTNNQQLNIKNKNITEEKDQLLTKYTNITEERDQLLTKYTIITEERDKLVAKFNNITTQLEQFKQINKLWTHFNGDVELLQYIKHKDGWIYYQTSLYFISSEKKSWTESRSYCRERGADLIFINNKEEQNFISTHSGGDKVWIGLSDIEEEGVWKWVDGSTMTSSFWNKKEPNTSEGDEDCVLIELRGWADYPCSHDYKWICEKKFN, from the exons ATGAGTTTTGGTTTTCACTTCAGCTGCATTTTGGATGTGTCATTCATATCAGTGTTAATAAACAGAATCAAGGTGCAGAGAAGAGCAGGGCGACATCCAAAGATCAACATTAACACACGTGTGCTTAAGTCTGAGATTCAGGGTATGGCCAGAAAGAAAATGGAGATGATCTATGAGAATGTAGGTCACAGGACACAGACAAACGTCAAGACAAACAGACAACTACCCCTTCAAG GAAATGAGCGTGTGAAGATGAAAAGTTACAGATCAGTTTCAGTGTGTTTGGTGCTGCTGTGTGTTCTTCTACTGACTGCAGTCATAGTGCTGTGTGTCCTCATCTATACAAACAATCAACAGTTAAACATCAAGAACAAAAACATCACAGAAGAGAAAGACCAACTACTAACCAAATATACCAAcatcacagaagagagagaccagctactAACCAAATATACCATCATCACGGAAGAGAGAGATAAATTAGTAGCAAAGTTCAATAATATTACTACACAATTGGAACAGTTCaagcaaataaataaactttggACACATTTTAATGGTGATGTTGAACTACTACAGtacataaaacacaa AGATGGATGGATTTACTATCAGACCAGTTTGTACTTCATTTCATCTGAGAAGAAGAGCTGGACTGAGAGCAGAAGTTACTGTAGAGAGAGAGGAGCAGATCTGATCTTCATTaacaacaaagaggaacaa AATTTCATAAGTACGCATTCTGGTGGGGACAAAGTCTGGATTGGTTTGTCTGACATTGAAGAGGAGGGCGTATGGAAATGGGTTGATGGCAGCACAATGACCTCTAG CTTCTGGAATAAGAAAGAACCCAACACTTCTGAAGGTGATGAAGACTGTGTTCTGATTGAGTTACGAGGGTGGGCAGATTACCCATGTTCTCATGATTATAAATGGATCTGTGAGAAAAAATTTAACTAG
- the LOC135779446 gene encoding uncharacterized protein has product MSSSSGSERVRMRKYRSVTVCLVLLCVLLLTAVIVLCVLINTNNQQFNIKNQNLTEERNQLLTKYTNITEERDQLLTKYTNITEERDQLLTKYTNITEERDQLLTKYTNITKERDQLLTKYTNITEERDQLLTKYTNITKERDQLLTKYTNITEERDQLLTKYTNITEERDQLLTKYDLFKTVSGTEYIWIGLTDSDQEGRWKWVDGSTLSYSFWRSGEPNGGRDENCVETHSSGWNDFFCNKALKWICEKKLF; this is encoded by the exons ATGTCATCATCCTCAGGAAGTGAGCGtgtgaggatgagaaaatacAGATCAGTTACAGTGTGTTTGGTGCTGCTGTGTGTTCTTCTACTGACTGCAGTCATAGTGCTGTGTGTCCTCATcaatacaaacaatcaacaGTTTAACATCAAGAACCAAAACCTCACAGAAGAAAGAAACCAGCTACTAACTAAATATACCAAcatcacagaagagagagaccagctactaaccaaatataccaacatcacagaagagagagaccagctactaaccaaatataccaacatcacagaagagagagaccagctactaaccaaatataccaacatcacaaaagagagagaccagctactaaccaaatataccaacatcacagaagagagagaccagctactaaccaaatataccaacatcacaaaagagagagaccagctactaaccaaatataccaacatcacagaagagagagaccagctactaaccaaatataccaacatcacagaagagagagaccagctactaaccaaatat GATTTGTTTAAGACAGTTTCTGGTACAGAATACATCTGGATTGGTCTGACTGACAGTGATCAGGAGGGCAGATGGAAATGGGTTGATGGCAGCACACTGAGCTATAG CTTCTGGAGGTCTGGAGAACCCAATGGTGGAAGAGACGAGAACTGTGTTGAGACTCACTCATCAGGGTGGAATGATTTCTTTTGtaataaagctttaaaatgGATCTGTgagaaaaagcttttttaa